In bacterium, a genomic segment contains:
- a CDS encoding glycosyltransferase family 9 protein, producing MKPWNRFEQFFKHNQLKFLGRLLGVREKTPAEIDHGAIRRILIVRQHDQLGDFLLATPVFKAVRQRYPAAHITAVTRSYTAHVAEANEYIDAVVPIYEHGGDWTWARAAAVLRLLWSRADLTIVLNTVSHSLTSDLIARFATRGTILGSGHLRFSGTSRNFFYHINAPWIEGVRHQSQRNLDILSPLGIRGEDLREHMRLRPEEQAWAAEHLRQLGREAERPLIALHPGAGKLGNRWPAARFAAAANQLASEIGAQIYVTWGGREDDLGEELLAALDRPPLHSRHAEIRKMAALLAAADLFLCNDTGVMHVGAAVDTPLVAVFGPTDPTQWKPWGEAFVAVRAADHICTSVTLEQLLEPARALLRSGIDK from the coding sequence GTGAAGCCCTGGAACCGATTTGAGCAGTTTTTCAAGCACAACCAGCTGAAATTTCTCGGGCGGCTACTCGGTGTCCGGGAGAAGACGCCTGCGGAGATCGATCATGGAGCCATCCGGCGCATTCTGATTGTCCGCCAGCACGATCAACTCGGGGATTTCCTCCTGGCTACCCCGGTATTCAAGGCGGTGCGGCAGCGCTATCCTGCAGCGCACATCACAGCGGTGACGCGCAGCTATACGGCGCATGTGGCGGAGGCCAATGAATATATCGATGCAGTGGTCCCCATCTATGAGCACGGCGGGGACTGGACGTGGGCACGCGCGGCGGCGGTGCTGCGTTTGTTGTGGAGCAGGGCCGACCTGACGATCGTGCTCAATACCGTCAGCCATTCCCTCACCAGTGATCTGATCGCCCGCTTCGCCACGCGCGGGACCATCCTCGGCTCCGGGCATCTGCGTTTCAGCGGCACATCGCGGAACTTTTTTTATCATATCAATGCGCCCTGGATCGAAGGGGTGCGGCATCAGAGTCAGCGCAACCTCGACATCCTCAGCCCGCTCGGTATCCGCGGGGAAGATCTCCGCGAGCACATGCGCCTCCGGCCCGAGGAGCAGGCCTGGGCGGCGGAGCACCTCCGTCAGCTCGGGCGGGAGGCGGAACGGCCGCTGATCGCGCTGCATCCCGGCGCCGGCAAACTCGGCAACCGCTGGCCTGCGGCCCGATTCGCCGCGGCGGCCAACCAGCTCGCCAGCGAAATCGGCGCCCAGATCTATGTGACCTGGGGCGGACGCGAAGATGACCTAGGTGAGGAATTGCTCGCCGCTCTTGATCGGCCGCCGCTGCACTCCCGCCATGCGGAGATCCGCAAGATGGCGGCCCTTCTCGCCGCCGCGGACTTGTTCCTCTGCAACGATACCGGCGTCATGCACGTCGGCGCGGCGGTGGATACCCCGTTGGTCGCCGTCTTCGGCCCAACCGATCCCACCCAGTGGAAACCCTGGGGGGAAGCGTTCGTCGCTGTGCGCGCCGCAGACCATATCTGCACTTCGGTCACCCTGGAACAGCTGCTGGAGCCGGCGCGGGCCTTATTGAGGTCTGGAATCGATAAATGA
- a CDS encoding glycosyltransferase family 9 protein, translating into MIPSASLPAGEKRPEPGSIRRILVIKLRAVGDVVLSTIVIDNLRRAFPAAAIDFLTEEVSQQVVSGHPQLDAVVVLERKAIARLRAGEQLRAHFAFLSRIRSAGYDLVFDFFGNPRSALLTWWSGAAWRVGYNYRLRRNAYTVIVPSRAASVHEAEWHLDALNFLGIPVPSRHLSFALSAAAAGKAAAFWREAGLEGERVIALNFSGGWAAKRWPLARFAELAGRLVQHYRARILVIWGPGEYEQARQLAALAPVPVTLIPPTDLKELAALLQRADLMISTDSGPMHIAASVCTRCVALFGPTNPQLQGPYGAGHQIVTASGLDCLGCNRTACDHIRCMTTLTVADVQAGVARAVASLPEWRQV; encoded by the coding sequence TTGATTCCATCCGCATCCCTGCCGGCCGGAGAAAAGAGACCGGAGCCCGGATCGATCCGCCGGATCCTGGTCATCAAACTGCGCGCGGTCGGCGATGTCGTGCTCTCGACGATCGTCATCGACAACCTGCGCCGGGCTTTCCCCGCTGCCGCCATCGATTTTCTCACGGAGGAGGTCTCGCAGCAGGTTGTCTCAGGCCATCCGCAGCTCGATGCCGTGGTGGTCCTGGAACGCAAGGCCATCGCCCGGCTACGCGCCGGCGAACAGCTCCGCGCTCATTTCGCTTTCCTGAGCCGCATCCGCTCCGCGGGCTACGATCTGGTCTTCGATTTTTTTGGCAATCCGCGCAGCGCCCTGTTGACCTGGTGGAGCGGCGCCGCCTGGCGGGTCGGCTATAATTACCGCCTCCGCCGCAATGCCTATACTGTGATCGTCCCTTCGCGAGCCGCAAGCGTTCATGAGGCGGAGTGGCATCTCGATGCCCTGAACTTTCTGGGCATCCCCGTGCCCTCAAGGCACCTCTCTTTTGCCCTGAGCGCCGCCGCGGCGGGCAAGGCGGCGGCTTTTTGGCGCGAGGCCGGGCTCGAAGGCGAACGGGTTATAGCGCTCAACTTTTCGGGCGGCTGGGCCGCCAAACGCTGGCCCCTCGCGCGCTTCGCCGAGCTCGCCGGCCGGCTGGTGCAGCATTATCGGGCGCGGATCCTGGTCATCTGGGGTCCCGGCGAATACGAACAAGCGCGGCAGCTCGCGGCCCTCGCCCCGGTCCCGGTCACGCTCATCCCCCCGACCGATCTCAAGGAACTGGCAGCGCTGCTGCAGCGGGCTGACCTCATGATCAGCACCGACTCGGGGCCGATGCACATCGCGGCATCGGTGTGCACCCGATGCGTCGCGCTCTTCGGGCCGACCAATCCGCAACTGCAAGGGCCCTATGGGGCGGGTCATCAGATCGTGACCGCCAGCGGACTCGATTGCCTCGGATGCAACCGTACCGCGTGCGACCACATCCGCTGTATGACCACCCTGACCGTTGCCGATGTACAGGCGGGCGTAGCGCGCGCTGTGGCCTCTTTGCCGGAATGGCGGCAGGTTTGA
- a CDS encoding glycosyltransferase family 2 protein, translating into MSTLSVIVITLNESRHIAACLESVAWADEIVVVDSESSDDTAAIARRYTDHVYVEKFRGYSGQKNFAVERARGEWVLWLDADERVTPELAAEIRRTLAAPTAVAGFEMPRKAYFLGRWIRHCGWYPGYVLRLFRRDQGRFDDRTVHETLLLAGERGRLRGDLEHYTDDSLEHYFRKFNTYTSLAAGELDAGRQRFGMMSLFLRPLHAFIKMYVLKGGFRDGRHGLVLCLLSANYVAAKYAKLLELQRGRA; encoded by the coding sequence ATGAGCACTCTTTCAGTCATCGTCATCACGCTGAATGAATCGCGGCATATCGCCGCCTGCCTGGAGAGTGTTGCCTGGGCTGACGAGATCGTCGTCGTCGATTCGGAAAGCAGCGACGATACCGCCGCCATCGCGCGACGCTACACGGACCATGTTTATGTCGAAAAGTTCCGCGGTTACAGCGGCCAGAAGAACTTCGCCGTGGAACGCGCCCGTGGCGAGTGGGTGCTTTGGCTCGACGCCGACGAGCGGGTGACGCCGGAGCTGGCTGCTGAGATCCGTCGCACCCTTGCCGCGCCGACGGCGGTGGCGGGTTTCGAGATGCCGCGCAAGGCCTATTTTCTCGGCCGCTGGATCCGCCACTGCGGCTGGTATCCGGGATATGTGCTCCGCCTCTTCCGCCGCGACCAGGGGCGTTTCGATGACCGCACGGTCCACGAGACCCTATTGCTCGCTGGGGAGCGCGGCCGTCTGCGTGGTGATCTCGAACACTATACCGATGATTCCCTGGAACACTATTTCCGAAAATTCAACACTTATACCTCGCTCGCGGCCGGGGAACTCGATGCGGGCAGGCAGCGTTTCGGGATGATGAGCCTCTTCCTCCGGCCTTTGCACGCGTTCATCAAGATGTACGTGCTCAAGGGCGGCTTCCGCGACGGCCGCCACGGGTTGGTCCTTTGCCTGCTTTCGGCCAACTATGTTGCTGCCAAGTACGCCAAGCTCCTTGAACTGCAGCGCGGCAGAGCCTGA
- a CDS encoding STAS domain-containing protein — protein MNFTVDTRNHTYIFRLREERLNARIAPDLKAQLLLLISDETGNNILLDLTKVKFVDSSGLGALLLGLRQARANERQFALLGTQKRVSKLIHIAQVGNVLTSYNDEAEALAGMAEGA, from the coding sequence ATGAATTTCACAGTGGATACCCGTAACCATACCTATATTTTCCGGCTCAGGGAAGAGCGTCTAAACGCCCGGATCGCTCCAGATCTCAAAGCCCAGCTCCTGCTGCTCATCAGCGATGAGACCGGCAACAACATCCTACTCGATTTGACCAAGGTCAAGTTCGTCGATTCCTCCGGCTTGGGGGCGCTGCTGCTGGGTTTACGGCAGGCCCGCGCCAACGAACGCCAGTTTGCACTGCTCGGGACGCAAAAGCGGGTGAGCAAGCTGATCCACATCGCTCAGGTCGGCAACGTCCTGACCAGCTATAACGATGAGGCGGAGGCGCTGGCCGGGATGGCTGAGGGGGCGTAG
- a CDS encoding vitamin B12-dependent ribonucleotide reductase — MALIDEEPTLFPEGPKERERLSIPRFFTRPGIHPYDELTWELRSASITNDKGEVIFEREDIEAPVTWSQTALNIVTSKYFHSHKNASAPESSIKTMIDRVVQTIARWGEEQGYFETPQDARTFEWELTHLLVNQKASFNSPVWFNMGVEEHPQCSACFINSVEDTMESILDLAKTEGMLFKFGSGTGTNLSPLRSSKEKLSAGGSASGPVSFMRGYDAFAGVIKSGGKTRRAAKMVILNVDHPDIVEYINCKANEEKKAWALIEQGYDGTFGGEAYQSVFFQNSNNSVRVTEEFMQAVKMDGLWQTHAVTDGKVVESFRAADLFKMMAEAAYICGDPGIQFHSTINDWHTCPNSAPINASNPCSEYMFIDNSSCNLASLNLLKFVKESGEFDIEAFRRAVHIFIIAQEIIVGPASYPNEQITRNSHLFRPLGLGYANLGALLMYYGLPYDSAQGRALAAAVTALMTGQAYLSSAIIASAMGPFAEYEKNREPMLRVIRKHCAALEEIDPDLTPAALLDAANEVWNDAHEMGERYGYRNAQVTVLAPTGTIGFMMDCDTTGIEPDIALIKYKRLVGGGKLKLVNKTIAPALHRLGYPDAQVNEIIAYLEREDTIEGAPYLSPEHLPVFDCAFMPLNGNRFIHYMGHVRMMAAVQPFLSGAISKTVNMPTDCTVDDISSVYMEAWKLGLKSIAIYRDGSKHSQPMSTKSGEDQEKKEAAFTGQRRRLPDERRSCTHKFSIAGHEGYITVGEYNDGKPGEIFVTMAKTGSAISGLVDAFATSISISLQYGVPLEVLVRKFSYTHFEPYGWTPNPSIHFAKSIADYIFRWLEQKYLTKRVSDDEKPAEIDGFKSSTPQSQRDSEDKVFVEQSDAPPCHNCGSIMVRNGACHKCLVCGSTDGCS; from the coding sequence ATGGCGCTGATCGATGAAGAACCGACCCTCTTCCCGGAAGGGCCCAAGGAACGGGAGCGGTTGAGTATTCCGCGCTTTTTCACCCGGCCCGGGATCCATCCCTATGACGAACTGACGTGGGAATTGCGGAGCGCATCGATCACTAACGACAAAGGCGAGGTTATCTTCGAACGTGAAGACATCGAAGCGCCCGTGACCTGGAGCCAGACTGCCCTCAACATCGTCACTTCCAAGTACTTCCATTCCCATAAAAACGCCAGCGCCCCGGAAAGCAGCATTAAGACCATGATCGACCGGGTGGTGCAGACCATCGCGCGCTGGGGCGAAGAGCAGGGCTATTTTGAGACACCTCAGGACGCCCGGACTTTCGAGTGGGAACTTACCCACCTGCTGGTCAATCAAAAGGCCTCCTTCAACAGCCCGGTCTGGTTCAATATGGGGGTGGAGGAGCATCCGCAGTGTTCCGCCTGCTTTATCAATTCGGTGGAAGACACTATGGAGTCGATCCTCGATCTAGCCAAGACCGAGGGGATGCTCTTCAAGTTCGGCTCAGGCACGGGTACCAACCTCTCGCCGTTGCGCTCTTCCAAGGAAAAGCTCTCAGCCGGCGGCAGCGCCTCCGGCCCGGTCTCCTTCATGCGCGGCTACGATGCCTTTGCCGGGGTGATCAAGTCCGGCGGCAAAACCCGGCGCGCGGCCAAGATGGTCATCCTCAACGTCGACCATCCCGATATCGTCGAGTACATCAATTGCAAAGCGAACGAGGAAAAGAAGGCCTGGGCCCTGATCGAGCAGGGCTATGATGGCACCTTTGGCGGCGAGGCCTACCAGTCGGTCTTTTTCCAGAATTCTAACAACAGCGTCCGCGTCACCGAAGAATTCATGCAGGCGGTCAAGATGGACGGGCTTTGGCAGACGCACGCGGTGACCGACGGCAAGGTGGTCGAAAGCTTCCGTGCGGCCGATCTCTTCAAGATGATGGCGGAAGCGGCCTATATCTGCGGAGACCCCGGCATTCAGTTCCATTCCACGATCAACGACTGGCACACCTGCCCCAATTCGGCGCCAATCAACGCCTCGAATCCCTGCAGCGAGTATATGTTCATCGACAACTCCTCCTGCAATCTCGCCTCGTTGAACCTGCTGAAATTCGTCAAGGAGAGCGGTGAATTCGACATCGAGGCTTTCCGGCGCGCGGTGCATATCTTCATCATTGCACAGGAGATCATCGTCGGCCCGGCCAGTTACCCCAACGAGCAGATCACCCGCAACAGCCATCTCTTCCGTCCCCTCGGGCTTGGCTATGCCAATCTGGGCGCCCTGCTGATGTACTACGGTTTGCCCTATGACAGCGCGCAGGGACGAGCCCTTGCGGCCGCGGTCACCGCCCTGATGACCGGCCAGGCCTATCTCAGTTCGGCGATCATCGCGAGCGCGATGGGACCCTTCGCGGAGTATGAGAAGAACCGCGAGCCGATGCTGCGCGTCATCCGCAAGCACTGCGCCGCTCTCGAGGAGATCGATCCGGACCTGACCCCCGCCGCTCTGCTCGATGCCGCCAATGAGGTCTGGAACGACGCCCATGAAATGGGTGAACGCTACGGCTACCGCAACGCCCAGGTTACCGTGCTGGCGCCAACCGGTACCATCGGCTTCATGATGGACTGCGACACCACCGGCATCGAGCCCGATATCGCTCTAATTAAATACAAACGCCTCGTCGGCGGCGGCAAGCTCAAACTGGTCAACAAAACCATCGCCCCCGCCCTGCACCGCCTCGGTTATCCTGACGCCCAGGTCAATGAGATCATCGCCTATCTCGAACGCGAGGATACGATCGAGGGAGCGCCTTACCTCAGCCCGGAACACCTGCCGGTTTTCGACTGCGCGTTTATGCCGCTCAACGGCAACCGCTTCATCCACTATATGGGACATGTGCGGATGATGGCTGCAGTGCAGCCCTTCCTCTCGGGCGCCATCTCCAAAACCGTGAACATGCCGACGGACTGCACGGTGGACGATATCTCCTCGGTCTACATGGAGGCCTGGAAGCTGGGGCTCAAGTCCATCGCCATCTACCGCGACGGCTCGAAGCATTCTCAGCCCATGTCCACCAAGAGCGGCGAGGATCAGGAGAAAAAGGAGGCCGCCTTCACGGGGCAGCGCCGTCGCCTCCCGGATGAACGGCGTTCCTGCACCCACAAGTTCTCCATCGCCGGACACGAGGGTTATATCACGGTGGGCGAATACAACGATGGCAAGCCGGGCGAGATCTTTGTCACCATGGCCAAAACCGGCTCGGCGATCTCCGGGCTGGTCGATGCCTTTGCCACCTCGATTTCGATCAGCCTGCAGTACGGCGTGCCCCTGGAGGTGCTGGTGCGCAAGTTCAGCTATACTCATTTCGAGCCCTATGGCTGGACGCCCAATCCCTCGATTCATTTCGCCAAATCGATCGCCGATTATATCTTCCGCTGGCTGGAGCAGAAATACCTGACCAAACGCGTCTCGGATGATGAAAAGCCGGCTGAGATCGACGGCTTCAAATCCTCCACCCCACAGAGCCAGAGGGACAGCGAAGACAAGGTCTTTGTCGAGCAGAGCGACGCCCCCCCTTGCCATAACTGTGGTTCGATCATGGTGCGCAATGGAGCCTGCCACAAATGCCTGGTTTGCGGTAGCACCGACGGTTGCTCCTGA
- the ribD gene encoding bifunctional diaminohydroxyphosphoribosylaminopyrimidine deaminase/5-amino-6-(5-phosphoribosylamino)uracil reductase RibD, translating to MLQNGSSAIDQHYMARALALAEKGRGKVSPNPMVGAILVKEGRIIAEGWHQHLGGAHAEINAIEQAGEAAEEATLYVTLEPCCHQGRTGPCVERIFSAGIVRVVAAMKDPNPLVNGKGFAWLRTRGIELTTGVMEAEAAALNAGYCTWITLGRPLVTLKVAQSLDGRIATSTGHSKWISSKESRTEAHRLRSRHDALLIGINTVLADDPQLTVRLVEAVSPHRLVLDSHLRVPLDARIIADSMPHRTTIVTTPAASKEKISRIQEKGATVLVLPEDERGWVDQQALWRKLAETGYTSVLIEGGSAVATACLKTHAVDRIALFIAPKIIGSGIDAIGDLGIRALNTAIQIEEMKVDILPVDILVQGQVRYLD from the coding sequence GTGTTGCAAAACGGTTCGAGCGCGATCGACCAGCACTATATGGCCCGCGCCCTGGCTTTGGCGGAGAAGGGGCGGGGGAAGGTGAGCCCCAATCCCATGGTGGGCGCCATCCTGGTCAAGGAGGGGCGGATCATCGCGGAGGGCTGGCATCAGCACCTGGGCGGAGCGCACGCCGAGATCAACGCGATCGAGCAGGCTGGCGAGGCCGCCGAGGAAGCCACGCTCTATGTCACCCTGGAGCCCTGTTGCCACCAGGGGCGGACCGGCCCCTGTGTCGAGCGGATCTTCAGCGCCGGCATCGTGCGGGTGGTCGCGGCGATGAAAGACCCCAATCCCCTGGTCAACGGCAAGGGATTCGCCTGGCTGCGCACCCGGGGGATCGAGCTGACCACCGGCGTGATGGAAGCGGAAGCCGCCGCGCTCAATGCCGGCTACTGCACCTGGATCACTCTCGGCCGTCCCCTGGTGACCCTCAAGGTCGCGCAGAGCCTCGATGGCCGCATCGCCACCAGCACCGGGCATTCCAAATGGATCTCTTCGAAGGAGAGCCGCACCGAAGCCCATCGCTTGCGTTCCCGCCATGACGCTTTGCTCATCGGCATCAACACGGTCCTTGCAGACGACCCCCAGCTGACGGTGCGCCTGGTCGAGGCGGTTTCCCCGCATCGCCTGGTCCTGGACAGCCACCTGCGCGTACCTCTGGACGCACGGATTATCGCCGATTCGATGCCGCACCGGACTACCATCGTCACCACCCCGGCGGCGTCAAAAGAAAAAATCAGCCGCATTCAGGAGAAGGGCGCAACAGTCCTGGTGCTGCCCGAGGATGAACGCGGCTGGGTGGACCAGCAGGCCCTCTGGCGTAAGCTGGCCGAGACCGGCTACACTTCGGTCCTGATCGAGGGCGGCAGTGCGGTTGCCACCGCCTGCCTTAAGACCCATGCCGTCGACCGGATCGCCCTCTTCATCGCCCCCAAGATAATCGGCAGCGGCATCGATGCCATCGGCGACCTCGGTATCCGCGCCCTCAACACCGCGATCCAGATCGAGGAGATGAAGGTCGATATCCTGCCCGTGGATATTCTCGTGCAGGGTCAAGTGCGCTATCTGGATTGA
- a CDS encoding riboflavin synthase, translating into MFTGLIEEIGRVAAISPLGEGRRIEITAARVLEGLAAGDSVAVNGVCLTVIGQGERTFAVEAVAESLTRTTLKNLMIGEEVNLERALLATGRLGGHFVQGHVDGEGEVIALEPRNPGFWLRIRVPRELAPLMVEKGSITIDGVSLTIAAVEGELISIALIPHSAQRTTLGYKRSGSRVNLEADIIGKYVQRLLAGRGTAPGSLTGERLQDWGY; encoded by the coding sequence GTGTTCACCGGATTGATCGAAGAAATCGGCCGTGTTGCGGCCATCTCGCCGCTGGGAGAAGGCCGGCGCATCGAAATTACCGCTGCTCGGGTGCTGGAGGGTTTGGCGGCCGGCGATAGCGTCGCCGTAAACGGCGTCTGCCTGACTGTCATTGGACAAGGGGAGCGGACCTTCGCGGTGGAGGCGGTGGCTGAATCGCTGACGCGCACCACGCTGAAAAACTTGATGATCGGGGAAGAGGTCAATCTCGAGCGCGCTTTGCTCGCCACCGGCCGCCTTGGCGGCCACTTTGTTCAGGGCCATGTCGACGGTGAGGGAGAGGTGATCGCGCTCGAGCCGCGCAACCCCGGCTTCTGGCTGCGGATCCGTGTGCCGCGTGAACTGGCGCCGCTGATGGTCGAAAAGGGCTCCATCACCATCGATGGGGTCAGCCTGACGATTGCAGCGGTCGAGGGCGAGCTCATCAGCATTGCCCTGATCCCCCATTCAGCGCAGCGGACGACGCTCGGGTACAAGCGCAGCGGCAGCCGGGTGAATCTCGAAGCGGATATCATCGGTAAATATGTACAGCGCCTGCTGGCGGGGCGCGGGACAGCGCCGGGCTCGTTGACAGGCGAAAGGTTACAGGACTGGGGTTATTAG
- a CDS encoding bifunctional 3,4-dihydroxy-2-butanone-4-phosphate synthase/GTP cyclohydrolase II, with product MKDHFVFDTIPEAIEDLRQGKIIIVVDDEDRENEGDFIMLAEKATPEAVNFMAKHGRGLICVPMTPERLQELDISYMVRNNTALLGTAFTVSVDYRHGGVTTGISAADRAATILALTDPAVKPEDLAKPGHIFPIAAVSGGVLRRAGHTEAVVDLARAAGAYPAGVLCEIMDEDGTMARLPALFKLARQFHLRIITVRAMIEYRRRNEILINRIASTDFPTRFGHFTLHVYESKVDDHHHLALVKGEVAGESPVLVRVHSQCLTGDVFGSMRCDCGEQLEYALREIEKKGRGVLLYMRQEGRGIGLAKKIMAYALQDQGKDTVEANEALGYKADLRDYGIGAQILWDLGVRKIALLTNNPKKIIGLKGYGLEVVERVPIEVQPNAVNGFYLETKRDKLGHLIMMDGEEEK from the coding sequence ATGAAGGATCATTTCGTTTTTGACACTATCCCGGAGGCCATCGAGGATCTCCGCCAGGGCAAGATCATCATCGTGGTGGATGACGAGGACCGCGAGAACGAGGGCGATTTCATCATGCTTGCCGAAAAGGCGACGCCCGAAGCGGTCAATTTCATGGCCAAACACGGGCGCGGCCTGATCTGCGTGCCCATGACCCCCGAGCGGCTGCAGGAACTCGACATTTCCTACATGGTGCGCAACAATACCGCGCTGCTCGGCACCGCATTCACGGTCTCGGTGGATTACCGCCATGGCGGCGTCACCACAGGCATCTCCGCCGCCGACCGCGCCGCCACTATCCTGGCCCTCACCGATCCGGCGGTCAAGCCGGAGGACCTGGCCAAACCGGGGCACATCTTTCCCATCGCTGCGGTCAGCGGCGGTGTCCTGCGCCGCGCCGGCCATACCGAGGCGGTCGTCGACCTCGCCCGCGCCGCCGGGGCCTACCCGGCCGGTGTCCTCTGCGAGATCATGGATGAGGACGGCACCATGGCGCGCCTGCCCGCGCTCTTCAAACTGGCGCGCCAGTTCCACCTGCGCATCATCACTGTCCGTGCCATGATCGAATACCGCCGCCGTAACGAGATCCTCATCAACCGCATCGCCAGCACCGACTTTCCCACCCGATTCGGGCACTTTACCCTCCACGTCTACGAGAGCAAAGTCGATGATCATCACCACCTCGCCCTCGTCAAAGGAGAGGTGGCGGGCGAAAGTCCTGTGCTGGTCCGCGTCCACTCCCAATGCCTTACCGGCGATGTTTTTGGCTCGATGCGCTGCGATTGCGGGGAACAACTCGAATATGCCCTGCGTGAAATTGAGAAGAAGGGCCGCGGTGTCCTGCTCTATATGCGTCAGGAGGGCCGCGGCATCGGCCTCGCCAAAAAGATCATGGCCTATGCCCTACAGGACCAGGGCAAGGATACTGTCGAGGCCAATGAGGCCCTCGGCTACAAGGCCGACCTGCGCGATTACGGCATCGGCGCCCAGATCCTCTGGGACCTCGGGGTGCGCAAGATCGCGCTGCTGACCAACAATCCGAAAAAGATCATCGGCCTCAAGGGCTATGGCCTTGAAGTGGTCGAGCGCGTCCCGATCGAAGTCCAGCCCAACGCTGTCAACGGTTTTTATCTCGAGACCAAGCGCGACAAGCTCGGCCATCTCATCATGATGGACGGTGAAGAAGAAAAATAA
- the ribE gene encoding 6,7-dimethyl-8-ribityllumazine synthase, translating into MPQVIEGQLSASGKSFAIVVSRFNELICKKLLEGALDCLKRHGGDLDQVTIVWVPGAFEIPIAAKRLARSKQYAAVICLGAVIRGATPHFEYIAAEVTKGIAQAGMELEVPISYGVITPDNLEQALERAGTKAGNKGWDAAMSAIEMADLFAHLKG; encoded by the coding sequence ATGCCACAAGTGATCGAAGGCCAACTCTCGGCGAGCGGCAAATCGTTCGCCATCGTCGTCAGCCGCTTTAACGAACTGATCTGTAAAAAGCTCCTCGAGGGCGCGCTCGACTGCCTCAAGCGCCACGGCGGTGACCTCGACCAGGTCACCATCGTCTGGGTGCCCGGGGCGTTCGAGATCCCGATCGCGGCCAAGCGCCTCGCCCGCAGCAAACAGTACGCTGCAGTGATCTGCCTCGGTGCGGTCATCCGCGGCGCCACGCCGCACTTTGAATACATCGCCGCCGAGGTCACCAAGGGCATCGCCCAAGCCGGCATGGAGCTGGAGGTGCCGATCAGCTACGGTGTTATCACCCCGGACAACCTCGAGCAGGCCCTCGAGCGCGCCGGCACCAAGGCCGGCAACAAGGGCTGGGATGCCGCCATGAGCGCGATCGAGATGGCCGACCTCTTTGCGCATCTCAAAGGATAA